Proteins from a genomic interval of Diospyros lotus cultivar Yz01 chromosome 6, ASM1463336v1, whole genome shotgun sequence:
- the LOC127803621 gene encoding B3 domain-containing transcription factor FUS3 yields the protein MEKNEANAYDDDDDDLGKPGVGGVGVGVTLGGSSSRATANRDNKEVGKSTPRKEEEEEEEEDYYNYSDREDNGGLAVAMAVGRRKRKPRRRRSSSSLFNLLLLPPAFSSSVPSHARPPPPARGIDPTTLRFLFEKELQASDVGALRRMIVPKKAAESYLPILTDKEGLFISMNDMDGVHVWSFKFRYWPNNTSRMYVLENTGEFVGTHGLKQGDYMMLYQDDRNQKYVIRARKAWEEEEEEEDLSTTDHDSAVLVSDNNSNKGANDQYDDDEEEEEEE from the exons ATGGAGAAAAACGAGGCGAATgcgtatgatgatgatgatgatgatttgggGAAGCCAGGTGTTGGTGGTGTTGGTGTTGGTGTTACCTTGggaggcagcagcagcagggcCACCGCCAACCGGGATAATAAAGAAGTTGGGAAGTCGACCCCCcgcaaggaggaggaggaggaggaagaagaggactACTACAACTACTCAGATCGGGAAGATAATGGCGGTCTGGCCGTGGCTATGGCTGTGGGGAGGAGGAAAAGGAAGCCCCGACGGAGGCGATCCTCCTCCTCCCTCTTCAACCTCCTCCTCCTGCCTCCTGCTTTCTCTTCTTCCGTCCCCTCCCACGCGCGGCCTCCCCCTCCCGCACGT gGAATTGATCCGACAACATTGAGGTTTCTTTTTGAAAAGGAACTTCAGGCGAGTGATGTAGGCGCCCTCAGGAGAATGATAGTTCCAAAG AAAGCAGCAGAGTCTTACCTTCCTATCCTCACAGACAAAGAAGGACTTTTTATCAGCATGAACGATATGGACGGTGTCCATGTTTGGAGTTTCAAGTTCAG ATACTGGCCGAACAACACCAGCCGAATGTATGTACTCGAAAATACTG gtgaatTCGTCGGCACACATGGCTTAAAGCAGGGAGACTACATGATGCTGTATCAAGATGACCGAAACCagaaatat GTCATTCGAGCAAGGAAAGCttgggaggaggaggaggaggaggaagatttATCTACGACTGATCATGATTCAGCGGTACTGGTAAGcgataataatagtaataaaggCGCGAACGATCAATACGATGATgatgaagaggaggaggaggaggag
- the LOC127803954 gene encoding cysteine-rich and transmembrane domain-containing protein WIH2-like, with protein MEQGRQRVGGIDIGRQVAREGKKKNMSYQKVRHEVETSYYPPPGYGSTTYPPPSAPPPPPPPPPYEGYPPPPPPPPPVGYPYPPPPAGGYQGYFNQGYPPPPQPQPQPHYQVYHVQQYQYEDHTSFLRGCLAALCCCCVLEECCF; from the exons ATGGAGCAGGGCAGGCAGCGCGTTGGGGGCATTGACATTGGACGGCAGGTGGCAAgagaggggaagaagaagaatatgagTTATCAGAAGGTTAGGCATGAGGTGGAGACCTCCTACTACCCTCCACCAG GGTATGGATCAACAACATATCCTCCCCCCTCGGCgccaccgccgccgccgccgccgccgccctaCGAAGGctaccctcctcctcctcctccaccgCCGCCCGTAGGATACCCTTACCCACCACCACCAGCAGGAGGATATCAAGGCTACTTCAATCAAGGCTACCCTCCTCCaccccaaccccaaccccaaccccacTACCAGGTCTACCACGTCCAACAGTACCAATACGAAGATCATACATCCTTCTTGCGAGGCTG TTTGGCCGCACTTTGTTGCTGCTGTGTGTTGGAGGAATGCTGCTTCTAA
- the LOC127803953 gene encoding GEM-like protein 5, translated as MASDAQESTSQYPSALSQPPPPSGQATPPPQYQTAEAEAGAGAGASSSSSSSSTSYQYHENSDSKWGTLVMGAPAVPTGKPGNQKAALWSAADVKPYYHHHPYLQYDPIDRTPTTSPMESILQKFNTQKAKGTARDIWHNLKLGPSVSGAAWDKVNLTAKAITGGGFESLFKQTFATFPNEKLKKTFACYLSTTTGPVAGTIYLSNVHVAFCSDQPLSFTGPSGQETWSYYKVMVPLGKIVTINPVVMRENPSEKYLQIVTVDGHDFWFMGFVNYEKATRHISESLGSFVAPGIAVERFAGNA; from the exons ATGGCCAGCGACGCCCAAGAATCCACATCTCAATACCCTTCGGCCTTGTCCCAACCACCACCACCCAGCGGCCAAGCAACTCCTCCTCCTCAATATCAAACTGCAGAGGCAGAGGCAGGCGCAGGGGCGGGggcttcttcctcctcctcttcctcatcAACATCCTACCAATACCATGAAAACTCCGACTCCAAGTGGGGGACTCTTGTCATGGGGGCACCTGCCGTCCCCACTGGCAAGCCCGGTAACCAAAAGGCAGCTCTGTGGAGTGCCGCCGACGTTAAACCCTACTACCACCACCATCCCTACCTTCAATACGACCCTATCGACAGGACCCCCACCACCAGTCCCATGGAATCTATCCTCCAAAAGTTCAATACCCAGAAGGCTAAGGGCACCGCCCGCGACATCTGGCACAACC TGAAATTGGGGCCATCCGTATCGGGAGCAGCTTGGGATAAAGTGAACCTCACCGCCAAAGCAATTACAGGAGGCGGCTTTGAATCTTTGTTCAAGCAGACTTTCGCAACCTTCCCAAATGAAAAGCTCAAGAAAACGTTTGCCTGTTACCTGTCCACCACCACTGGTCCCGTCGCCGGAACCATCTATCTGTCCAACGTTCATGTAGCCTTTTGCAGCGATCAACCCCTATCCTTCACTGGCCCGTCCGGCCAAGAGACATGGAGCTATTACAAG GTTATGGTGCCTTTGGGGAAGATCGTGACCATCAACCCAGTAGTGATGAGGGAAAATCCGTCGGAGAAGTATCTGCAGATCGTGACGGTGGACGGCCATGATTTCTGGTTCATGGGCTTCGTCAATTATGAGAAAGCAACTCGTCATATCTCCGAAAGCCTTGGCAGCTTTGTAGCACCTGGAATCGCAGTGGAACGCTTTGCTGGGAACGCCTAG
- the LOC127803951 gene encoding uncharacterized protein LOC127803951: MGCTPSVSALARKKNSNKSSNIPEIAIFVPSMRVPLQSDLQRPLRGLIPKHLADRIVSLRNRIVFIAEDTGGSAVTELQRAMEDYLPLLLGLTKIDHSFQPVLEFKWKILEDGRQEVCVANCWFEILCVIHMMAMLTLTEANSMLIPKHRLGSSERLVSADCDCMRDAVDLLLKASGYLEFCVRNVLVRLPHDIKQRFPEDLQEGVLEAVSIQALGQGTEIQLGLAAESQYATLPVKRRLACEQLSYYGQAHYCLSECGMGNGYGNKHLLFIKWKYLEAKAAAYYYHGLIVDKGSEPSCHVSAVCCFLAAEELLSESKKACLSFCLAVPVTRAPPLWGVMKHLSKKIPEVASKKSQVHGHLLDQEKGLQVLPDLPEFQLSLRPDDYQLPEMDSAWGGEEWEIPTQPLKDHLKDWELDETEN; encoded by the exons ATGGGGTGCACACCTTCTGTGTCTGCGCttgcaagaaagaaaaacagCAACAAGTCCTCCAATATCCCCGAAATTGCAATATTTGTCCCCTCCATGCGTGTCCCGCTCCAATCTGATCTTCAGAGGCCGCTCAGAGGTCTAATTCCCAAACATCTCGCAGACAGAATTGTTTCTCTTCGCAACCGGATTGTCTTCATTGCAGAGGACACTG GGGGATCTGCTGTTACTGAATTACAGAGAGCAATGGAGGATTACTTGCCTCTTCTACTTGGCCTCACCAAGATag ATCATAGTTTTCAACCAGTACTGGAgtttaaatggaaaattttgGAGGATGGGCGACAA GAAGTTTGCGTTGCCAATTGCTGGTTTGAGATACTGTGTGTCATCCACATGATGGCAATGTTGACATTGACAGAGGCAAATTCCATGCTGATTCCTAAACACCGCTTGGGTTCTTCTGAAAGACTCGTATCTGCAG ATTGCGATTGCATGAGGGATGCTGTTGATTTACTGCTCAAGGCATCCGGTTACTTGGAATTTTGTGTTCGGAATGTTCTTGTTCGGTTGCCACATGATATTAA GCAGAGGTTCCCAGAAGACCTGCAGGAGGGTGTATTGGAGGCGGTTTCCATTCAAGCACTAGGCCAG GGAACTGAAATACAGCTTGGTCTAGCTGCAGAAAGTCAATATGCTACCTTACCTGTGAAGAGGAGGTTGGCATGTGAACAGCTGAGCTACTATGGGCAG GCTCATTACTGTTTGTCAGAATGTGGCATGGGCAATGGATATGGAAACAAGCATCTGTTGTTCATCAAATGGAAATATCTTGAAGCAAAG GCTGCAGCTTACTACTATCATGGCTTGATCGTGGACAAAGGTAGTGAACCATCCTGTCATGTTAGTGCCGTGTGTTGCTTTCTAGCTGCAGAAGAACTACTTTCAGAAAGCAAGAAGGCCTGCTTAAGCTTTTGTCTTGCAGTTCCAGTTACGAG GGCTCCTCCACTCTGGGGTGTGATGAAGCATTTAAGTAAGAAAATTCCAGAGGTAGCATCAAAGAAGTCCCAGGTGCACGGCCACCTTTTAGATCAAGAAAA GGGACTCCAAGTGTTACCTGATCTTCCGGAGTTTCAGCTGTCACTGAGGCCGGACGACTACCAATTGCCAGAGATGGATTCAGCATGGGGAGGTGAAGAGTGGGAAATCCCTACTCAACCTCTAAAAGACCATCTTAAAGATTGGGAATTAGATGAGACGGAGAATTGA